One genomic window of Campylobacter fetus subsp. fetus includes the following:
- a CDS encoding YifB family Mg chelatase-like AAA ATPase yields MKSLKSACLGSKLHIIDIESTFLRALPGFDIVGLASTTIKESVTRVRSALVVIKDFNLPAMKIVINLSPSDVKKDGSHFDLPIALLILLQKEKFDSDFFVFGELSLDGSLKSSAELFSVLLFLSVKTKSANVLLPKDIALKAAMIPNLTVFTVSNLNEARDFFLNEEFKQSCKIVSSHPLFENVIEINDKKFVPNFNYELDFKDIKGQERAKRACIISAAGMHNILFEGSPGCGKSMSAKRLAYILPPQSLSEILLASAYQSLNSNNCDFSSLRAFRSPHHTSTRSSIFGGGSGMAKIGEVALANGGVLFFDEFPHFGKQVLESLREPLEDNKINISRVNSKTSYETKFLFVAAMNPCPCGNAFSKFNNCRCSDKDIARYQSMISKALLDRIDIYVAMGEINSEDKPSLSSEDMHRMVLEAFKKQIVRGQSELNGKLKDAEIAKFCQCDKDAKITLNKAIVNYHLSQRGINKTLKVARTIADLEGKENISKVHMLESLSYRMKM; encoded by the coding sequence ATGAAATCTCTAAAAAGTGCTTGTTTAGGCAGTAAATTACATATCATAGATATAGAATCTACTTTTCTTAGAGCGCTTCCTGGATTTGATATAGTCGGTCTTGCAAGTACTACCATAAAAGAGTCTGTGACTAGAGTGAGATCTGCACTTGTGGTCATAAAAGACTTTAATCTACCTGCTATGAAAATCGTCATAAACTTAAGCCCTAGCGATGTTAAAAAAGACGGCTCGCACTTTGATCTACCTATAGCGCTTCTTATTTTGTTGCAAAAAGAGAAATTTGATAGTGATTTTTTCGTATTTGGAGAACTTAGTTTAGATGGTAGTTTAAAGAGCAGTGCCGAGCTATTTTCTGTGCTCTTATTTCTTAGCGTAAAGACTAAAAGTGCAAATGTTTTACTTCCCAAAGATATCGCGCTAAAAGCTGCAATGATACCGAATTTAACCGTTTTTACGGTTTCAAATTTAAACGAAGCTAGAGATTTTTTCTTAAATGAAGAGTTTAAGCAAAGCTGCAAAATAGTATCGTCTCATCCTCTTTTTGAAAATGTTATAGAAATAAACGATAAAAAATTTGTTCCGAATTTTAATTACGAACTAGATTTTAAGGATATAAAAGGTCAAGAAAGAGCCAAAAGGGCTTGCATTATAAGTGCCGCAGGTATGCATAATATACTTTTTGAAGGAAGCCCAGGGTGTGGAAAATCTATGAGCGCAAAGCGCCTTGCTTATATTCTTCCGCCGCAGAGTTTGAGTGAGATACTTTTAGCTAGTGCGTATCAGTCTTTAAACTCAAATAATTGTGATTTTAGCTCTTTAAGAGCATTTCGCAGTCCACACCATACAAGCACGAGAAGCTCTATTTTTGGCGGTGGAAGCGGTATGGCAAAGATAGGTGAAGTTGCTTTAGCAAATGGCGGAGTTTTATTTTTTGATGAGTTTCCGCATTTCGGTAAACAGGTACTTGAAAGCTTAAGAGAACCGTTAGAAGATAATAAAATCAACATCTCTCGCGTAAATTCAAAAACTAGTTATGAAACTAAGTTTTTATTTGTTGCGGCTATGAATCCTTGCCCTTGCGGAAATGCTTTTAGTAAATTTAACAACTGCAGATGTAGCGATAAAGATATAGCAAGATATCAAAGTATGATCTCAAAAGCTCTTCTTGATAGGATAGATATCTATGTTGCAATGGGTGAAATAAACAGCGAAGATAAACCAAGTCTTAGCAGCGAAGATATGCATCGTATGGTTTTAGAAGCTTTTAAAAAACAGATTGTACGCGGTCAGAGTGAGCTAAACGGAAAGTTAAAAGATGCGGAGATTGCTAAGTTTTGTCAATGCGATAAAGATGCTAAGATTACTTTAAATAAAGCGATTGTTAATTATCATTTGAGTCAACGAGGTATCAATAAAACGCTAAAAGTTGCTAGAACTATAGCCGATCTTGAGGGTAAAGAAAATATTAGTAAAGTTCATATGCTTGAGAGTCTCAGTTATAGGATGAAAATGTGA
- the def gene encoding peptide deformylase: MILDVITYPDKRLFEKSADVVKFDNELAKFLDDMYDTMIAKNGIGLAAIQVGKPIRVFIINLINEDEVQDKNDLLEIINPKFISKDGEIVYQEGCLSVPGYYEDVKRAKDIKIQFQDRFGNLKELEADGLLSVAIQHENDHLDGHLFIEKIGFNKRKKFDKEYKKKSKLKPI, encoded by the coding sequence ATGATTTTAGATGTAATTACCTATCCTGATAAAAGACTTTTTGAAAAAAGCGCAGACGTTGTCAAATTTGATAATGAGCTAGCAAAGTTTTTAGATGATATGTATGATACAATGATAGCAAAAAACGGCATAGGGTTAGCTGCTATACAAGTCGGTAAACCAATTAGAGTTTTTATAATAAATTTAATAAACGAAGATGAAGTGCAAGATAAAAATGATCTTTTAGAGATAATCAATCCAAAATTTATATCCAAAGACGGTGAAATCGTATATCAAGAAGGCTGCCTTAGCGTACCTGGGTACTATGAAGATGTGAAACGTGCTAAAGATATTAAAATACAGTTTCAAGATAGATTTGGAAATTTAAAAGAGCTAGAAGCAGATGGACTTTTGTCTGTGGCTATTCAGCATGAAAACGATCATTTAGACGGACATCTTTTTATAGAAAAAATTGGATTTAACAAACGCAAAAAATTTGATAAAGAGTACAAGAAAAAATCAAAGCTAAAACCGATATGA
- a CDS encoding GGDEF domain-containing protein: MVKLRDDKDVSPNIVQQNQITKSVAERSREEAVKVKNSDKNDEVAVDLNKFSQTVLKQLSDDNIQATPENFDIYFRKLLESKSSSFQKKVLELIDYDKDDVLEKQALIEKEIKLGFGQIKNMLQVITLIYKNLVIMKGIVKKRLEETKANANPLEVQAAIKSFSDELDKLNTLMERHLDVIKNSYEDVNRIFKNVEEQSIYDSKFGVYNKKYFLKVLEDEFDHVKRYNYNVSVMLIHVKDSVLNNIPSLKDKNGILRNIAKILLKTSRRSDVVAHYGDGYFGMIMKHTDIEGAKKACDRVGQMLYQTTFFIAEDEIDMDIEISVAALNLKHSVEETLSKALDGLAKSGKRAKLYEVIEGN; encoded by the coding sequence GTGGTTAAGTTAAGAGATGATAAAGATGTTTCGCCAAATATAGTTCAACAAAATCAGATCACTAAGTCTGTTGCTGAGAGAAGTCGCGAAGAAGCGGTAAAAGTAAAAAATTCAGATAAAAACGATGAAGTAGCCGTTGATTTAAATAAATTCTCACAGACTGTTTTAAAACAGTTAAGCGATGACAATATCCAAGCAACTCCTGAAAATTTTGATATATATTTTAGAAAACTTTTAGAGTCTAAGTCCTCGTCATTTCAAAAAAAAGTTTTAGAGCTTATAGATTATGATAAAGATGACGTATTAGAGAAGCAGGCTTTGATCGAAAAAGAGATCAAATTAGGTTTTGGTCAGATTAAAAATATGCTTCAAGTCATCACTCTTATATATAAAAATTTAGTTATTATGAAAGGTATAGTCAAAAAAAGACTAGAAGAGACAAAGGCAAATGCAAATCCGCTTGAGGTGCAAGCTGCTATAAAGTCATTTAGCGACGAATTAGATAAGCTAAATACTCTTATGGAGAGACATTTAGATGTTATTAAAAATAGCTATGAAGATGTAAATCGTATATTCAAAAACGTAGAAGAGCAGTCTATTTATGATTCTAAATTTGGAGTGTATAATAAAAAATATTTCTTAAAAGTATTAGAAGACGAGTTTGATCATGTAAAAAGATATAACTACAATGTAAGTGTTATGCTGATACATGTAAAAGACAGTGTTTTAAACAACATACCTAGTTTGAAAGACAAAAACGGAATACTAAGAAATATAGCTAAAATTTTGCTAAAAACTTCAAGAAGAAGCGATGTCGTAGCGCATTATGGTGATGGATATTTTGGTATGATAATGAAACATACGGATATAGAAGGCGCTAAAAAAGCGTGCGATAGAGTAGGCCAAATGCTCTACCAAACTACATTTTTTATAGCCGAAGATGAGATAGATATGGATATAGAGATATCTGTAGCGGCGTTAAATTTAAAACATAGCGTAGAAGAGACACTTTCAAAAGCCCTTGATGGATTAGCAAAAAGCGGAAAAAGAGCTAAGCTTTATGAGGTTATAGAAGGAAATTAG
- the clpP gene encoding ATP-dependent Clp endopeptidase proteolytic subunit ClpP — protein sequence MSYYIPYVVERTSKGERSYDIYSRLLKDRIIMLSGEIEDAMASAIVAQMLFLEAEDPDKDIYLYINSPGGVVTSGFSIYDTMNYIKPDVCTICIGQAASMGAFLLSCGTKGKRYALPNSRIMIHQPLGGARGQATDIEIQAKEILRLKEVLNSTLAKNTGQKLAKIAKDTDRDFFMSAHEAAEYGLIDNVLEKSFK from the coding sequence ATGAGTTATTATATCCCTTACGTAGTTGAAAGAACTAGCAAAGGCGAGAGAAGTTACGATATATATTCTCGCCTTTTAAAAGATCGTATTATAATGCTAAGCGGTGAGATAGAAGATGCAATGGCAAGCGCCATAGTGGCTCAAATGCTATTTTTAGAAGCTGAAGATCCGGACAAAGATATATATCTATATATAAATAGCCCAGGCGGAGTCGTAACGAGCGGATTTAGTATATATGATACTATGAATTATATAAAACCAGATGTTTGCACTATTTGTATAGGACAAGCTGCTAGTATGGGCGCTTTTTTACTTAGTTGCGGAACAAAAGGAAAGCGTTACGCTCTTCCAAACTCGCGTATAATGATCCATCAGCCTTTAGGCGGTGCTAGAGGTCAAGCAACCGATATAGAAATTCAAGCGAAAGAAATTTTACGCTTAAAAGAGGTATTAAATAGCACTTTAGCTAAAAATACAGGTCAAAAACTTGCTAAAATAGCTAAAGATACGGATAGAGACTTTTTTATGAGTGCCCATGAAGCAGCTGAGTATGGACTTATAGATAATGTCTTGGAGAAAAGCTTTAAATAA
- the tig gene encoding trigger factor: MEVKAKLLNTANAAAQTEVKASELNAKVENLAKKAAKNIKIDGFRKGKVPVAQVLKRYGKDLENDAKSEIFRDIVNESLKLIAKKSSDIIGEPMILKFDEKDGNIDIELEISFKPEVKVDGYEEIIPEYTTPKVTKKEIEEKINEFLKMIAPLEKVEKESLEKGDFAKFDFEGFVDGEAFEGGKAEGYLLEIGSGQFIPGFEDGMLGLKVGEQKDVNVTFPAEYGADHLAGKSAVFKVKLHEIQGKKAGKLDEETLKKLMPNEENPTAEQLEDRIKEQIRADKFQKLLNEDLKPKFADKAVEKFKFDLPNNIVEQEIDMQFRSAWGNFSEDEMKKFREDKEALKKQRETYKNEAIKSVQLTFIIDELAKQKGITVSDNELLQAVYFEAYRYGIDPKEHLESYKKQGMLPAVKMAMIEEKLFNNLFKSGNKEDKGE, encoded by the coding sequence ATGGAAGTTAAAGCAAAACTTTTAAACACAGCAAATGCTGCTGCGCAAACTGAAGTTAAAGCAAGTGAGCTTAACGCCAAGGTTGAAAATTTAGCTAAGAAAGCTGCTAAAAATATAAAAATTGATGGTTTTAGAAAAGGAAAAGTTCCGGTTGCGCAAGTGTTAAAAAGATACGGAAAAGACTTAGAAAATGATGCTAAAAGTGAAATATTTAGAGATATAGTAAACGAGAGCTTAAAATTGATCGCTAAAAAATCTAGCGATATAATCGGTGAGCCTATGATACTTAAATTTGATGAAAAAGACGGAAATATAGATATTGAGCTTGAAATTTCGTTCAAACCAGAAGTTAAAGTTGATGGTTATGAGGAGATTATTCCTGAATATACAACTCCTAAAGTTACCAAAAAAGAGATCGAAGAGAAGATAAATGAGTTTTTGAAAATGATAGCTCCTCTTGAGAAAGTTGAAAAAGAGAGTTTAGAAAAAGGTGATTTTGCTAAATTTGATTTTGAAGGATTTGTAGATGGCGAAGCTTTTGAGGGTGGGAAAGCCGAAGGCTATCTTCTTGAGATAGGAAGCGGACAGTTTATACCGGGATTTGAAGATGGTATGTTAGGTTTAAAAGTAGGCGAACAAAAAGATGTAAATGTTACTTTTCCTGCGGAGTACGGTGCTGATCATCTTGCCGGAAAATCTGCTGTTTTTAAAGTAAAATTACACGAGATTCAAGGTAAAAAAGCTGGAAAATTAGATGAAGAAACTCTTAAAAAACTAATGCCTAATGAAGAAAATCCAACTGCCGAGCAACTAGAAGATAGAATCAAAGAGCAGATCAGAGCAGATAAATTCCAAAAACTTTTAAATGAGGATTTGAAGCCTAAATTTGCAGATAAAGCAGTAGAAAAATTTAAATTTGATCTACCTAATAATATAGTAGAGCAAGAGATTGATATGCAATTTAGAAGTGCTTGGGGAAATTTTAGTGAAGATGAGATGAAAAAATTCCGCGAAGATAAAGAAGCTCTTAAAAAACAGAGAGAAACTTATAAAAATGAAGCTATAAAAAGCGTTCAGCTTACATTTATCATAGATGAATTAGCAAAGCAAAAAGGTATTACCGTGAGCGATAATGAGCTTTTACAGGCGGTATATTTTGAAGCCTATAGATATGGAATTGACCCAAAAGAGCATTTAGAAAGCTACAAAAAACAAGGCATGCTTCCAGCAGTTAAAATGGCTATGATAGAAGAGAAATTATTTAATAATTTATTTAAAAGTGGTAATAAAGAAGATAAGGGCGAATAA
- the folE gene encoding GTP cyclohydrolase I FolE gives MFDQNRKIEFEKCVKTMLEILGENPDREGLLNTPKRVAKAYEFITSGYWQDPKDVLNDAMFDSSNNEMVLLKDIEFYSICEHHLLPIIGRAHVAYIPDGKVVGLSKIPRMVNIYARRLQIQEQMTEQIAQALQDAISPKGVGVVVEARHMCIEMRGVEKINSTTTTSALRGIFIKNAETRKEFFDLINSPKSVKF, from the coding sequence ATGTTTGATCAAAATAGAAAAATCGAATTTGAAAAATGCGTTAAAACAATGCTGGAAATTTTAGGCGAAAATCCAGATAGAGAAGGACTTTTAAATACTCCAAAAAGAGTTGCAAAAGCTTATGAATTCATTACAAGCGGATATTGGCAAGATCCAAAAGATGTTCTGAATGACGCAATGTTTGATAGCAGCAACAATGAAATGGTTTTGCTAAAAGATATCGAGTTTTACAGTATTTGCGAGCATCATTTGCTTCCTATTATCGGTAGAGCTCACGTCGCTTATATACCAGACGGAAAAGTTGTAGGACTTAGCAAAATTCCAAGAATGGTAAATATATATGCAAGACGTCTGCAAATTCAAGAGCAAATGACAGAGCAAATCGCTCAAGCTCTTCAAGATGCAATAAGTCCAAAAGGCGTTGGAGTAGTAGTCGAAGCAAGACATATGTGCATAGAGATGCGAGGAGTAGAAAAGATAAACTCTACAACGACGACATCGGCTTTAAGAGGGATATTTATAAAAAATGCGGAAACTAGAAAAGAGTTTTTTGATCTTATTAATTCTCCAAAATCGGTGAAATTTTGA
- the fliI gene encoding flagellar protein export ATPase FliI, producing MSLENIKSKLSKSKSLSSIFGIITKITTNNMEITGLRPSIGDIVRIISIDGNKNELGMVTGLNQTGASVSPFGFVEGFKIGDRVYASDQGMSIPVGESLLGRVVDPFMNPKDSKGAIEATTYVPIMQMPIPAMKRGLINEPFSVGVKTIDGLLTCGKGQKLGIFAGSGVGKSTLMGMIVKNSVAPIKVVALIGERGREVPEFIEKNLNGDLSNTVIIVATSDDSPLMRKYGAFCAMSVAEYFKSSGRDVLFIMDSVTRFAMAQREIGLALGEPPTSKGYPPSVLTILPQLMERAGKEEGKGSITAFFTVLVEGDDMSDPIADQSRSILDGHIVLSRELTDFGIYPPINILNSASRVMGDVTSKEHRANASKFKRLFSMLKENEVLIRIGAYQKGIDKELDSAISKKGFMEEFMKQNPTEGFKFEDTIKMLEGIK from the coding sequence TTGAGCTTAGAAAATATTAAAAGTAAACTTAGCAAGAGTAAAAGCTTATCTAGCATATTCGGTATCATTACAAAAATCACTACAAATAATATGGAGATAACAGGGCTTCGTCCGAGTATAGGTGATATCGTACGAATAATAAGCATAGATGGCAATAAAAATGAGCTTGGTATGGTAACTGGATTAAATCAAACAGGAGCTAGCGTAAGTCCTTTTGGATTTGTAGAAGGATTTAAAATAGGAGACCGAGTGTATGCTAGTGATCAAGGTATGAGCATACCAGTAGGCGAGTCACTTTTGGGTAGAGTAGTAGATCCATTTATGAATCCAAAAGACTCTAAAGGTGCCATAGAAGCTACGACTTACGTTCCGATAATGCAGATGCCTATTCCTGCTATGAAAAGAGGACTTATAAATGAGCCTTTTAGCGTCGGAGTAAAAACTATAGATGGACTTTTAACCTGCGGCAAAGGTCAAAAATTAGGGATTTTTGCAGGAAGCGGAGTTGGGAAATCAACTCTAATGGGAATGATTGTAAAAAACTCCGTAGCGCCAATAAAAGTTGTAGCTCTTATCGGCGAACGCGGACGTGAAGTACCTGAGTTTATAGAAAAAAACTTAAATGGCGATCTATCAAATACCGTTATAATAGTAGCGACAAGCGACGATAGTCCTCTTATGAGAAAATATGGAGCATTTTGTGCTATGAGCGTAGCAGAATATTTTAAAAGTAGCGGAAGAGACGTACTATTTATAATGGACAGCGTTACTAGATTTGCTATGGCTCAAAGAGAAATCGGACTTGCTTTAGGAGAACCTCCTACAAGCAAAGGCTATCCGCCAAGCGTATTAACTATACTTCCACAACTTATGGAAAGAGCGGGAAAAGAGGAAGGAAAAGGCAGCATAACCGCGTTTTTTACTGTTTTGGTTGAAGGAGACGATATGAGCGATCCTATAGCAGATCAAAGCAGAAGCATACTTGATGGACATATCGTATTAAGCAGAGAATTGACTGATTTTGGAATTTATCCGCCTATAAATATCTTAAACTCTGCAAGTCGTGTTATGGGAGATGTAACTTCAAAAGAACATAGAGCTAATGCTTCTAAATTTAAAAGACTATTTTCCATGCTCAAAGAAAACGAAGTATTGATAAGAATAGGAGCATATCAAAAAGGTATAGACAAAGAATTAGACAGCGCGATATCAAAAAAAGGATTTATGGAAGAATTTATGAAACAAAATCCTACAGAAGGTTTTAAATTTGAAGATACGATTAAAATGCTTGAAGGGATAAAATAA
- a CDS encoding NifS family cysteine desulfurase has product MKVYLDNNATTMVDPEALELMLPFLGEKFGNPNSLHSYGSQTHPALRTAMDQLYAGINAKDSDDIIVTSCATESNNWVLKGIYIDKILKGDKKRIVTTTVEHPAIGATCSFLENLGVEITRLDVNSEGVITPDDLKKVMGEDVALVTVMWANNETGMIFPIKELAKIAHEYGALFHTDAVQAIGKIAVDVQDANVDFLSFSAHKFHGPKGVGGLFIKNSMQLTSLLHGGEHMGGRRSGTLNVAGIVAMGKALENANKFLKYEESHVRRLRDKLEDALLEIPEVTVVGKKDSRVPNTILASIKGVEGEAMLWDLNQAGIAASTGSACASEDLESNPIMEAIGADSELAHTALRLSLSRFNTEEQIDYAIDKIKNAVHRLRSISSSYAYAPEWHKSGL; this is encoded by the coding sequence TTGAAAGTTTATTTAGATAATAACGCAACAACTATGGTAGATCCTGAAGCTTTGGAGCTTATGCTACCGTTTTTAGGCGAAAAATTTGGTAATCCAAACTCACTTCACTCATATGGAAGTCAAACTCATCCGGCCTTAAGAACTGCTATGGATCAACTCTATGCAGGCATAAACGCAAAAGATAGCGATGATATCATAGTTACTAGCTGCGCAACCGAGAGCAATAACTGGGTTTTAAAAGGTATTTATATAGATAAAATATTAAAAGGGGACAAAAAACGTATAGTAACGACTACGGTAGAACATCCTGCCATAGGTGCAACTTGCTCGTTTTTAGAAAATCTTGGCGTAGAAATTACAAGATTAGATGTAAATAGCGAAGGCGTAATTACCCCTGATGATTTAAAAAAAGTTATGGGAGAAGATGTAGCTTTAGTCACAGTAATGTGGGCAAATAACGAAACAGGTATGATATTTCCTATCAAAGAGCTTGCTAAAATAGCTCATGAATATGGAGCTCTTTTTCATACGGACGCAGTTCAAGCAATAGGAAAAATAGCAGTTGACGTACAAGATGCAAACGTGGATTTTCTAAGCTTTTCAGCACATAAATTTCATGGGCCCAAAGGAGTTGGAGGACTATTTATAAAAAATAGTATGCAGTTAACAAGTTTGCTCCACGGCGGTGAGCATATGGGCGGTAGAAGAAGCGGAACTCTAAATGTGGCCGGCATAGTAGCCATGGGAAAAGCTCTCGAAAATGCAAATAAATTTTTAAAATACGAAGAGAGCCACGTAAGAAGATTAAGAGATAAATTAGAAGACGCTCTTTTAGAAATTCCTGAAGTTACGGTTGTAGGCAAAAAAGATAGCAGAGTACCAAATACAATCCTAGCCTCTATAAAAGGAGTGGAAGGAGAAGCTATGCTATGGGATTTAAATCAAGCAGGTATCGCAGCAAGTACTGGTTCGGCATGTGCTAGCGAGGATCTTGAGAGCAATCCTATAATGGAAGCTATAGGAGCAGATAGCGAACTAGCTCATACGGCTCTTAGACTCTCATTATCTAGATTTAACACTGAAGAGCAGATTGATTACGCTATAGACAAGATAAAAAACGCTGTGCATAGATTAAGAAGTATTTCTAGTAGCTATGCTTACGCACCAGAGTGGCACAAATCTGGATTATAA
- a CDS encoding iron-sulfur cluster assembly scaffold protein NifU — MAKSNLISGNIWEEYSQKVQDAMNHPKNMGEITEEQANAMGCELIIADHGAESCGDAVRLYWAVEKNTDIIKDAKFKSFGCGTAIASSDYMAELCKGKTVDEAVKITNIDVEKAMRDDPEIPAVPPQKMHCSVMAYDVIKAAAASYKGVDPEHFEDEIIVCECARVSLGTIKEVIKLNDLKTVEDITKYTKAGAFCKSCIKPGGHEKREYYLVDILAETRAEMEAERLRAVADAKISGSGLDSDLSFEELTVVKQLKAVEAVIDENIRPMLVMDGGNMEILDIKKEDADGKIDIYIRYLGACSGCASGATGTLYAIENILQENLSPNIRVLPV; from the coding sequence ATGGCTAAAAGTAACTTAATAAGCGGAAATATATGGGAAGAGTATTCACAAAAGGTGCAAGATGCAATGAATCATCCAAAAAATATGGGTGAAATCACGGAAGAACAAGCAAATGCGATGGGCTGTGAGCTCATCATAGCAGATCACGGAGCTGAAAGTTGCGGAGACGCCGTTAGATTATATTGGGCTGTGGAAAAAAACACGGACATTATAAAAGACGCTAAATTTAAAAGTTTTGGTTGCGGAACAGCTATAGCTTCTAGTGATTATATGGCTGAACTTTGCAAAGGAAAAACAGTAGATGAAGCCGTTAAAATAACAAATATAGATGTTGAAAAAGCTATGCGCGATGATCCGGAAATTCCAGCTGTTCCGCCACAAAAAATGCACTGCTCAGTAATGGCGTACGATGTTATAAAAGCCGCTGCGGCTAGCTATAAAGGCGTAGATCCAGAACATTTTGAAGATGAAATAATCGTCTGTGAATGCGCCAGAGTAAGTCTTGGAACTATAAAAGAAGTTATCAAGCTAAATGATCTAAAAACAGTAGAAGATATAACTAAATACACAAAAGCAGGTGCGTTTTGTAAGTCATGTATCAAGCCCGGCGGTCACGAAAAAAGAGAGTATTACCTAGTCGATATTTTAGCCGAAACAAGAGCGGAAATGGAAGCTGAGAGACTAAGAGCCGTAGCTGATGCTAAAATAAGCGGAAGCGGACTTGATAGCGATCTTAGTTTTGAAGAGCTAACAGTTGTAAAACAGTTAAAAGCCGTAGAAGCTGTGATCGATGAAAATATACGTCCGATGCTTGTTATGGATGGCGGAAATATGGAAATTTTGGATATTAAAAAAGAAGATGCGGACGGTAAAATAGATATTTATATCAGATATCTCGGGGCTTGCAGCGGTTGCGCAAGCGGAGCTACAGGAACTCTATACGCGATAGAAAATATCTTGCAAGAAAATCTTAGTCCAAATATCAGAGTACTTCCGGTCTGA